In Vicia villosa cultivar HV-30 ecotype Madison, WI linkage group LG7, Vvil1.0, whole genome shotgun sequence, the DNA window ttttgactgaagatagcatactcctgatttttgctcagaatttgatctaatgacttgggacatgacctcaagaccccaagtgcatcatttttacataatccattggctcaagacatctcctacacaaggattgatcaacagtgaaattgcaaatcatcagattagggttttgaactattagggaccgaaatcagggatcacatttgggaaaccctaaaaatccccaggaagtcaatcaaaggtttcaatcatcttcaaataatccctatgacaatatccaatggaaattgtgtctcaattcaagatccatagtcatcaatttgtGTTCATTTGAAGTGTGCCATTTTCAATTTGTGCGATTCAAGAGATTAGTTTGGAATTTGTTCAAAGAATTGGCATGTGGATTTGTCATTGATGAAAGAAAGTGTTTCATATGGATTGCTTGGAatttagaaaaaaattcaaaattatccaTAAGGATTTCTTCAAGGTTTGCAAAAAAGGAGAAGACATTATCCATTTTGAGTTCATTTTGAAAGAATTGCTTCAAGTATGGTTCTAAGACCATGAATTCAAGAATTTCAAGTTCAATGTTATTTCAAAGATCCATGATGGCAAGAACATGTTTCAAGGcctaaaattcaaaggatttcctatcattttctattcaaaaggaattcaaattccATTCAAGGTCATTCAagaataattcaaagcttcatgcttgaataacaatttcattcaagttctaaaagaaattcaagcatttacaTGGAACGAATGCGTTACAAGTGCACTttatccaaaattcaagaattacaaaattccattcattttcaagaatacaaagtttcattcatacaaagttggaattacaaggaaaagaaaaaaataaaacttcaaatgcaattcttgaattcttcaaatcTCCATCCTTCAAGTTCAAGcttcttcatgctttcttcaaagtcctcatgcaacatgaaaaagaaacataagaggggtgaatttagcaaaagaataattcaagacaaaaaggGGTGTATTTAACAAAAGAATAATTTCAAGACAAAAAAGagatcaaagagagattttttttCCCACTTGCATAAGAAATATCTCATGAAGAATATTCTTGCAATCATTACAATTTGCCAATCAAGTTTATTATCATCCAAACATGCCCTTAACTTTTTCTATAAATAGAAGGCCTCatttcattgcaaatcacaccaaagctactatactactagctttctcacttctctcttttctctcacagttttcaagtttcttggcaagaagaagcaattcttcaaaccaaagaaaacCACTTGAGAAGTGAGAATTCCTAGTTACAAAGTTCCATGGTTTGAagagagtgaagaagaaattcttcataccttggtggagagttccaacttgaagtccatcttcaagtcttGAAGCAAGTTCAAAGAGAGGTGttatggcatcaccttcatcaaaagcctacaacaacaaGCAAAGTTGTTAGAGATTGTTAGTAACAAATTCaaggttgttagtaacaataaaGAATTCAAGGCATACCTCAAACCGGCGAAcacctcctcgccgtaggtaagttgTATTCATCCTCATACTCAAATATTATTGTTTAAATCATTCTTGCAAATATGTTATTCTTGTGCATAGCTGAAAAATTGAAAACAAGCAAAGGTTGAATTTTTGTTGCTGTAAGTGAACAAAACAAAAACGCATAAGCAACAGCAAAGGTTCACAATTAATCCAAAGTTGCAGGATCAACATGTAACAATTTCACAGAGCTGCAATTCAGAATCATACAACAAGCAATTTCAACACAAAAATTCAGCAAAGCAACGATAACAACTTGCAGCCAGCAGCAAGAATTCGGTTCAGCACCATAACAATAATTTACAAAGAAACTGTTCAGACTTGCAACGAAATTTCAGCAATAACAACAAATTGCAACAGGTGCAGAATCAAAAcagtaacaacaacaaatttGCAGTAGATTCCAGAAGCTCAAAAAAGGTCGATACATACCTCAAACACAAAATCCGGCGAACACCTCATCGCCGCAGGTAAGTCGTTTCCACCTTCGACCTCAGTTCTGCTGTTAATTGTTGTACCTGCGAATTTTTTGAAACCGAAAACAGAGAGTGCATAAGCTACTATCGCTATATcataaacaaaagaaagaaaacgaATTTGATTATTGATGGTGATATGAGTTCTAAACCCAGAAACATGAAGAAACATAAATTGTGAGAATCATACCTTCATCTATCGAATCTTGGTGAGGTTTGCAACAAAAAACCATTGTTGATTTACAAGAGAACTGAGAGAGAGCTttcggttgttgttgttgttaccaCGAGATGAATAAGAAGCCAAGGAGGaaagtttgttgtttttgttcgGTAAAGAACAGAAAACTCAGCGAGAGAGAGAGATGATGAACCAAGTGAGAATctctgttgttgttgttcacaCAGAGGGAGAACGATTGAGAGGAAGAGATAAGTTTATGTTTTCTATTCTTTTCTCGTGAACAAGGAAAAGAGGCGCTGCCTCTTGTGTTGGTTTAGGGTTCCAATCAAAACCCAGCTTGTTGTAAGAAACATGGATGGATCCGGGTTccatctgacccgacccggtccggcccagcttcttctttttttttctttaattcatttttcagCTTTCAGCAATTGGGCTCTCACCCCCTTTCAGGTTTGCTACACCCCTGGCCCAATTATTAGTTCTTCtaactatttcttttaattttcttttaaagaaTTTCATAAAAagacttagtattttattttaatataggataTAGTTTaacttttctaatccttattaaaaatgacaaaaaaaatatgtttttaatattttcatgtgtttataagtatgttttttaattcttacaaaaaaaacaataaaatatattagatgcatatttaagtttatgtttctaaatattttctcttttcatgaaaaaccacaaaaatatcttcttttagaattaatttttatttgaatttgatattttcatattatcttgtgtagttaatcatttaagttTCTATTTAATTACTGTTGCAcatcacttgaattttctaacttcatccgagacttcgagattatttctctgttgttctctggctttgtttgtttgtttggtctttccatttgctgtaggattccataaacaattactggatgatcatggaatgctgaaGGTTGTGAACTTATCTGACGTTCTTTTCTGCCGGTGTGGATGCCTAACATCtgaagatcaaggtaacacctcaaactcagaaattcaatttctcattcttcgaggtaagcctaaaactccatAACTGTAGAAACGAATTACTTGTCTGTTTTCATCAATTCAACTTCattttcaatcaactgttttcacaacagtaatcaattcactttcaaatcatccattgtttttcaaaacagtggggcctctcgaatattagagagtataagacccactcttttttccttttttacagtttttctttgtacagaaaacagtcaaaacaaactttcaaacagttcttcaaacgacgcatcttttaacaaaataatcaaccatgtttcataaaatataccatgggcctccatgtaggtataagtcccaagccccttttgtacatacccattcctgtacatgaaattaggtatttcattgtacgcctttttgtacatatctcaatctgttttttaactttgaataacaaatccaaaatgaaggtttctttaaatcttcccaaaaataccatgggcctccatgtaggtataagtcccaagcccttttgtaaaaacctgtttacatagctgttgaataaactcaatgggcctctccccgagtatgagtcccgagcccccgtgtatacacaTGGATcgtgcttacaggtatatttccttcataaactccattatatacacacactttgtcatatatgtataactgttcatatttgttcatgtacttgttcatgtttgttcgtacttgttcatacttgtgattgtgttatatatacttgttcaacttagtacaacactaggttccccatagcctcctattgggcttcgtgcaaagaatctctctagtttaggttaggacatagagtatggtttcccggtgaaatcgctctaagagctcaaaccaactataccatgcctccccttgggctttgtacaaacgagtgaccctcccatagcctcctcttgggcttacaatgcaaggaccctggattgtccctcccatagcctcctcttgggcttacaatgcaaggaccctcggatagcctcctcttgggcttcgtacaaggacccacgggcttcttataagcatccccaatatccaaatcaaataccctaggagattagacatttatcatctctatgataggagtatctcttctatatcatcacaaacaatcaatcaatcaaacttttttgccacaaggctggctaatcaatcaaatttctttttgccacaaggctggctaatcaatcaaaccgttttgccaccatactggctgattaatcaaagtttttgtcacaaggctgacttcattgaaacttttgccacgaggctggctgattaatcaaaactttttgtcacaaggctgacttcattgaaagtttttgccacaaggctggttaaacaaacaaaaacatctttgtcattctaagcgccataagtggcatggcccagggcttataatgaaaagattttcaaacaaaatcaaacagatgtatgtgatgatatagattagatacatcgaacatttagatgacatttgtctcttttcctttgcttccactagcataagtgggaactacgattgctctgactttctcaacatccctttgagaatacgtaggcacaaggtcgtatccttggcgagcaaaacttctctctcaaaccactcaaaccttagcacccgtagaccccgagctacagatgctctgattccctctaagggatatgtatgcagaggatcgcgatgatctttgcgagcataatcaaacaaacaccttaggtcccacctctttctcacaagaacctccaccataacaagaatggaataaacaaaacaaagaaacctatagagtactatagatacgttgggtgctaataccttcccttcgtataaccaaccctcttacccaagatctctccccacttttaggttattgcagctttttaccttttcctactttggaaataataaaaagtttggtcggaacaaaagaaaaatcattttttgagcactcgagcccaaagaaggcatcaggtgtctcatcccgaaaaaaggacaacgatttttcgcccgcgacatacCATTTTTTACTCAAACGATGTGTAGCTAAAGTGATCAAAATATT includes these proteins:
- the LOC131618296 gene encoding uncharacterized protein LOC131618296 gives rise to the protein MRMNTTYLRRGGVRRFEAFDEGDAITPLFELASRLEDGLQVGTLHQGMKNFFFTLFKPWNFVTRNSHFSSGFLWFEELLLLAKKLENCERKERSEKASSIVALV